Part of the Onthophagus taurus isolate NC unplaced genomic scaffold, IU_Otau_3.0 ScKx7SY_14, whole genome shotgun sequence genome, AAAGAATTGGGTTGGAGGGGATCATTTAGAGCTTGTATATTACGTTGGTTCCGGTTAAGGTCatctaaaataactttttgctTAGATTTAGCGATTATGGCgtgtttaattatatttttaacagtAGCCATATTATTAGTAACATTGAAATTATATTGGAAATTAAATACCAAATGGAACAGGTCTTATAAATGCTTAGTTGGTAAAACAGTGTTAGTTACTGGTTCGAATACAGGTAAgagattttgattttaataaccCTCTATGGTTCCCTCacatatctataacaataattacattggtgaataattattttgtaatattttaggTATTGGTTATTACACAGCTTTAGATTTTGCAAAAAGAGGCGCAAAAGTAATATTAGCatgtagaaataaaataaaaggtgAAGAAGCTCAAAGgcaaatgataaaaaaaagtggaaacgaaaatattatattaaaattgatcgaTTTGGAGTCATTTGAATCCGTTCGAAACTTTGCTAATGACTTCAATCAAAATGAAGAGCGTTTGgatattttagtaaataatGCTGCTACTTTAACCGGACTAGATTACATGACGAAAGATGGATTTCCAGTTATTATTCAAGTAAACCATTTATCGccgtttttattaacacatctCTTATTACATAAATTGAAGAAATCAGGCTATAGCCGCATTGTAAACGTTGCATCTAATATGGTACAAGCGGGAAAGTTTCAACCGAAAAATCTCGGTCTTCCTCTAGATATATCGTATAAACGATATCGATCCAGTCAATATTACGCTGATTCGAAATTATGCAATGCTGTTTGCACGATAGAAATGGATAAACGACTCAAAGATActaatattattgttaacgCACTTCATCCAGGTGTAATTGTAACTAATATATTCGATCACCTTCCTAAACTGTTTTGTACAATTGTCCACTCATTTAAATGGCtgtttaaagtatttagaTTTAGACGGAATGTCAGAATTATTTAgttatcatttatttatttttagacaaTCGAAGAAGGTGCTCAAACAACATTATATGTTGCGCTTTCAGAAGATGCTGGGAAATCGGGAggacgattttttaataattgcaaAGATGTGGGACATTATAAAAATGCTAAAGATCTAGATTTTGCACGTGAAGTTTacgaaaaatgtgaaaaattagTTGGTCTCCTGCCAGaagaacaaattaaataataaataaataaaattattaaataaagtaatctTGAAAAGTGTAGAaaatcttaaatatttttagcaaaaagatattcattaaaaaaagtttttataattgacatttataaatactttaataaaCAAGATACTTTCTTTGTTATTGCCATAATATAtagtaaattatttcaattcgAAGTtaagtcaataaaaaaatttttaaataacttttttattgctTTATGCAATACCCCATTATTGGTTTCAAAACTGTACATTCATAAAATGTGTCAACTATACGATTTAACAATCACTACAGCCATTAAAATATAGTAATTTGTGGATGTATCCGGAATGTATGTTGCAAGTTACTGAATAAAGCAATACAAGAATTCTTATTCTGTATTTAAGTTCATTTTCAAGATTCTTTTTCATTTACGTGTAATTAATTTCAGACAATTAGTTCATTCACTACTGTTTACTGATGCCttacattataaaaatatataaataaaaataaaattcgattaaaaattgcGTTAAGAATTGATGTGTCATGCAAGTTATTGTCGTTGTTGTCATGCAAATTGTTGTCGACAATAACTTGCATGACACATCAATTCTTAACGCAATTTTTAATCCTcttcaattataattaaacaaaactcTCTGCGTAGTTCATtagtacaaataaaaaaaagaaataccaAATGTTTCATTCTATAGGacacttttgtaacaaaatgaCGTAATCTCCTGAAGGTGCTGTAAATATATAGCGAAACCGGTTgagagaaaatttaaataaaaatccagTTAAGTgcaaaaacgaattttatttattagacataaaatggaaaaaaaatcatcaaacaacataaaaatatatattcacAATTACCAAAACTTTTCAAAAGGGACGATAAATTTTCCATATAAACCTAAGAAATTTGAAGATAATTACAATCTACAATTCAAGGACTTAAAGGAATGAACTTCGCTAACTTTTCTTTCTATACGATCGACTTCTAAACTTTCTCGAGGATGTTCTGgggtttacaattttttagagTATATtcgaaaaatgaaataatgaagattatttataaaattaatatctcaagaactataacgtattttaaaaaatcgcttctATAGTTAGTaagcttataatttaaattattcagaAGTATCCAGTTTATTCCgaataataagaaaatgtcTCATcatgtttaaattattaagttttaaaattaatatctcaagaactaaaagatattttcaaaatccgcTTCTTTTATTAGCAAGTTTATAGAACGTAAAACAAATGCTCATTATTTCATAATCGGAAGTGTTTTGCGATCGTGCGTCAAGTGTTTTATTTTACGctttataaatcgtttatagatgacataaataatgtaataatattgtaaatattgataatataaatatattaataatataaatcataCACGcgatttataacaataaataacaattcaGCAATTCGTAATTGCTGTTATTACGAAGTaagtaaatcaataaaaacaattaagaaataaaaacaaacaattaagTGGGTTAATAACATGGAAAAGTTTACTCCAAAAATGGATATGGAATTCTCCGAACATTCCGCCGAACttcaaaaagaaatcgaaCAAATAAAGGAGCAACGCACTAAAGATGAAGCTGCTCTTCAGAAACAGATAGATGACCTGAGGGGAATTATAGAAGGTCTAAAAGCCCAACAAATCTTAACCCTCCAGTAACCACTAAAGTGGTGTATACCACAGACGAAAATGAGTTAACTTTGGAGACTGACTGGATAATAAAACAAgctaaaagaaacaaaaagagTAAAACTGAAACCTCGTCATCTAAACTGTCTTCTGAAATTGAAAACAAACCTGAAAAGCAACCCGTACAATCTGGCgcaaaaaacaaaacaaaggtATTACTACCCccaacaatattaatttataatatcaaacaatatgatgacatttataaattacataaaagcGTAATTAAAGATGGTTTTTTAACACCAGCGTTAAATAACGGCACAATAAAACTGAATCTTAATTCGGAAGAAAAGTACAAACACCAAAGGTGCTTGCTGAAAATAATTTGTCCTGGTCAACTTATGAAAATAAGTAAACTAGAAATCTGAAAGTGGTCGCTAAAAAGATGCATAAAAGCTGTGATGTTAATGATATCAAAGATGATCTATTGGAGCGCAAGTATAACATTTGTAAAGTAACGCAGatgttaaaatacaaaacaaaagagaCTCTTCCTTTATACATCTTGGAGTTTGCACCGTCAGAGGATGTAAAAAGAATtcatgaaataacaaacatattAGGAATGCGTGTCAAAATCGAAGAGTACAGAAAGCCAAAACAAATGCCCCAGTACAAACGGTGTCACGGTTGAAGTCACACCAAAGCTTACTGCCACAAAAATCCGAGATGTGTTAATGTGTTGGTGAACACTGGACCGAATGCACTAAAGCCAAACAAATCCAGACTAAATGTTTCAACTGTGGAGAAAATCATCCAACTACCGAGGATGCATTGTGATTAAGGAACTACAAGCCAATAAGAAAAtagtaaattcaaataaaataaagccaGGCGTCTCGTATGCCGAAAAAGCGAGTGGTGAAACTGCAGAGAAAACTGTAAGTACATTAATCGATAAGAAGGCTGACAGTAAATGAGATCTAATACtagaaaaaatacttcaacaagaagaaacaataaaaacattatatgcACGTCTAGATTTCATTGAAAGCAATTTAAACCAAGGAGcgattcaaaaaagaaatcaaaatgtttaaaaagcagcaactaaaaataatgctGTGGAATTTCAATGGTGTTCGACAGCATCAAAACACACTACcaataatacttaaaaaaaacaatattgatCTCCGAAACTCACTTTGCACGAGAATCGTATATAaacattacaatatttatcaGACAATTCACCCGAGTAGTGCGGCTCGAGGTGGAAgtgcaattattattaaaaggaaTGTTGACCACTATTTGAACAATACAATTAGTACCGAACAACACCAAACTACAGTGGTAAAAGTTCAAACCGCTAATGGCTTAATTTCTGTCGGAGCTTACCACCGAGAGATAATCTCAAAAGAGAAGATTATCAGGAAATTCTACTACATCTCgacaacaaatttatacttGGAGGAGACTTTAATGCAAAACATATGTCTTGGGGTTCTCGCTTGACAAATACAAAAGGAAAAGAACTGAACCATGCAATAGAGGCCCTAAATTGTGAGGTGCTCTCCACCGGGAAGCCAACTTACTGGCcaacgaaggctttcacggccggtgctaattgaactaaaattagaacgaaaactagaactaacactagaagttcgaaccagtttctgaagaatgttgcaacatggcatccgaaacgtcaaaccttttcttaaaagacgcacggcaaaacccgaaagtttctagtgttagttctagttttagttctaattttagttcagaTAGAAGTCAAATTCCGGACCTGCTTGATTTTGTTATTACGAAAAATGTATCGCTTAATTTCGTAAACATAGAAGAAGAGTTAGCGCTGTACTCAGATCACTCACCAGTAATTATTACtctaaataacaaagtatGTAACAAAGAACTCCTTTTATCGCTATCTAATAAATTCACTAATTGGAATCTATTTTAACAAacattagataataaaattcatcttaATGCTCTTATGAAAACAAATGAAGACATTGACTGTTGTGTTCTGTAtgctatttattttgaaatgaactgtatttctttattttcttgtttttaattaagtgACATTCGCAGATTTAGGTTTTTGTCTAAAGAATAACTAAAACGCACCTAACACCCTTTCTCATTCGACAGGAAGTGTCCATTTTTATTTCGCTGCCAACttacaacttaaaaataaccaaatattactttaaatcaaaaaaaacaaaaacaccaGACAGAACATTGACAATGAAGTACAAAAGTTCTTAAAAGACATACAAAACGCAGCCTGGGCCTCAACAccaattttaacaccaaaacctaaatctaatatttatcCTAAATTAGAgacaaaattgcagaaaaacggAAAGCAGCAAGGGGCCCAATGGGGCCCTAAGTGTGGCGTGCGGTTTTGCATGCACTCCCCAATCCATACATACACATACAACGGAAAGCAGGAAAGAAATGGAAAACCAATTGAATTCCTagtgataaaactaaattaaataaaataatagccGAATTAAGAGCATTAACAGATAGCAacaaagataataatattcaaaattacttaaaagacCTTACTGACGATGCCAGTACTGATTATTCTGTAGAAGGTAATAAGAAAGcttaaaattccaaaaatacgTACACCTCCAATTCgaaataaaatggaaattgGGCTAACagcaatcaagaaaaagttaatttgtttgcagaacatctgaaagaaacttttacatACAGTCCAACAACTATGCTAAATAGTGTCCCTAGCGTAATTCAAAGTGATCAGCAGAGTAATATACCATGTGTAAAAATGAAAGAACtgtattatgaaatacaaaaactaaatataaagaaatcagtAGGCTATgacttaattaatataataataatataataataatatagaaatattgaaacatctaccaaaacgggcgattacaaaactactacatataattaatgttGCTTTTAAGCAGAAATACTTCCCAAGCATATGGAAAGTtgctgaaataataatgataccaAACCCTGGTAAACCCCCCACCGATGTTACATCATATAGGCCAATCTCATTATTACCCTTACTATCAAAACTGCTTGAagaattactattaaaaagactAAATCCTGTCACAGAAGAAAAAGCCCTAACACCAACacatcaatttaataattaaaataaagtctGCTCCGCCGTATTTCTGGATGTTGCACAAGCTTTCGACAAAGTCTGGTtagatggtttaaattacaaactagaCCAAATACTACCATCAACGTATAGTCATCAACTATACCATCTATACCATTAACTATTAAAATTGTATCTTTCTGATCGATATCTTagagtaaaatacgaaaacgcTTATTCACCACCACATGAAATACGAGCCGGAGTTCCTCAAGGAAGTGTGCGTGGCCCAACACTGTACTTACTCTACACATTCGACCTTCCTCAGGtaccagaaactttaacagcTGCATTCACAGATGACACAGTAATCTTGGCtgttgcagaaaatgaagtagttgcagcaaataagttacaattggCCTTAAATTCAATTGAAAACTGGACCAAAGGATggctaataaaactaaatagaaataaatcgacatacataaactttacttataaGAATGTAAACTATGTCCCAATACACATAAATGACAATACAGTCCCTTACGCCGACATCGCAAAATATTTCTGAGCTGGAAGTACATACTGATGCTAGTAAGGTAGGTGTTGCTGGAATTTTAATGCAGACGTTACAAAGGACCTTACGTTATCCATAAAGTTTTACTAAACGATAGATACGAGTTGAATGATATACCTGGAGCACCAAGAAGTCAAAAACCTTATCATTCTGTTGTTGCATCCGACCGTATGAAGCCATGGTGTCTCATGACAGATCTGgacgaagaagaagatgagTCGACAGACAGCGaaaagaaatgaagaaattatgttattatgttattattactTTGGTGTGTAATTTTATTGTACAAATAAGTAGGTCTTTCCTTAAGGACAACATTGCGGACAGTAGTGCTGCATGCGCCAACCTTCTTGACTGCATATTTAATCAGATCTCTTATACAAGAATTTTGTACTGTTTGAATTTTGTACTTAAGTGCATGGGATAAAACGGGTAATACAAACAATCAGCAAAGTTGAAATGCTATCGCATAGTAAatgttttgttgttttatttatgaattctCTGTTGGAATAAATATGCTTTAATACCACGTCTGTAAGCATTTGTTGATgtgtaaatcaaattttaaattttcatccaaTAATTTTGgaccgattttttaaataatagttgTATATTATGTATCCTgatgttaatttaatcttttaattcTCGAAGTGTTTTTGgaccaaataaaattaactccGTTTTCTTTGGGTTAATGCAAAGATCATGTCTATCGGAAAGCTTAACCAATCGATCCAAGTCCTTATTGATTTTGGCACATGCAACATTTGTGTATCGTCAGCGTACCAATGTGCAGAGCAATGCCTCATTATATTCTTGAATTGACTTGTGTATATGCTATATAAGAGGAGAGATAGATCCCTGTGAATATCCGATTTTAAGCAGTGCAGAATAACAACCGTTCACTGCAACCTGCTGTACTCTGATTGATAAGTAGTCGATCAGGAGACACACTGCCGATTGACTTAATCCAATATggattaaaattgaagataaaagttTATGATTCATTCTGTCAAAAGCTAGAGTAATGAAGTAAACACAGCACGGTTACTTTACCGCTATCAGATGCCCTCAGGATATCATCTACTAAGTTCAGCAGCGAGGTACAGCTATAACCCGCTCTAAAACCAGATTGCACTTCAGGCAACAAttcgtttttataaatatattccTTTAATTGTTCACATATAACTTTTTCCAACACCGGTAAAATGCTATCTTAAATCTGCAAAAGAGTccggatttttatttttgagacgCGGTATTATTCTTCCCTTTTTCCATATGGCAGGGAATTTGCAGTTCAATATGCAACAATCACCTCCTTTAGGTGAAGAATCACATGAGGACAACAACTGTTAACTGTTAATATCAACTGTTTTGATATTAAGTCCATCTAGTCCAGTAGCATTGCTTTTTAGGGAATTGACAAGTACGCTTTTTGGGTACTTCAAGGCCCCTTGTGCATCCTCCTAACACTCCCTCTGGTTATATCGACCATAATAACCGATCGACCAATCCATAATCAGCGCAGAggtaaattacaataaaacttGCTTAGAGCTAAAACAGATTGTCTACTGTCGGTAAAGATTGTAAAGGTCTTACCTCTGTAATTGGAGCTAACAATGTAGTCAGCagcaaattttatagcgaCTAATTCCGCCTGCTTGACGGTGCACTATGGAAAATTTGAGCCATTTGCTGATCATAAATGGGTTTTCCG contains:
- the LOC111416592 gene encoding retinol dehydrogenase 14-like, with product MACLIIFLTVAILLVTLKLYWKLNTKWNRSYKCLVGKTVLVTGSNTGIGYYTALDFAKRGAKVILACRNKIKGEEAQRQMIKKSGNENIILKLIDLESFESVRNFANDFNQNEERLDILVNNAATLTGLDYMTKDGFPVIIQVNHLSPFLLTHLLLHKLKKSGYSRIVNVASNMVQAGKFQPKNLGLPLDISYKRYRSSQYYADSKLCNAVCTIEMDKRLKDTNIIVNALHPGVIVTNIFDHLPKLFCTIVHSFKWLFKTIEEGAQTTLYVALSEDAGKSGGRFFNNCKDVGHYKNAKDLDFAREVYEKCEKLVGLLPEEQIK